CTCATGTTCCTACACTCTTACAAAactattaattttagaaaattgccTTCTAAGCCCAGACCACATACTTTGATAATTTTAGTTTCAACAGAACTATgcacattatttaaattttaatgtacaaCTTCATAAACTTGTCCCCATGTTTCTAATGTCCTTCATaagtgtatatttttttcttttctacctatTTTTCTCAATGAagtattttgctattttattacTTTGTACATATAAATGACCATGAAAGGCAATCATTTTAAAGAGTCAGAGGCAAACACACACCTAGCTGtgtaaacaaagaaatgatattGGCACTGTCAGaaaaagactcttttttttttattattatactttaagttttagggtacatgtgcacaatgtgcaggttagttacatatgtatacatgtgccatgctggtgtgctgcacccattaactcgtcatttagcattaggtatatctcctaatgctatccctcccccctccccccaccccacaatcatccccagagtgtgatgttccccttcccatgtccatgtgttctcattgttcaattcccacctatcagtgagaacatgcggtgtttggttttttgtccttgcgatagtttactgagaatgatgatttccaatttcatccatgtccctacaaaggacatgaactcatcattttttatggctgcatagtattccatggtgtatatgtgccacattttcttaatccagtctatcattgttggacatctgggttggttccaagtctttgctattgtgaatagtgctgcaataaacatacgtgtgcatgtgtctttatagcagcatgatttgtagtcctttgggtatatacccagtaatgggattgctgggtcaaatggtatttctagttctagatccctgaggaatcgccacactgacttccacaatggttgaactagtttacagtcccaccaacagtgtaaaagtgttcctatttctccacatcctctccagcacctgttgtttcccgactttttaatgattgccattctaactggtgtgagatggtatctcattgtggttttgatttgcatttctctgatggccagtgatggtgagcattttttcaaaaaaaaaaaaaagaaaaaaagaaaaagactctaGAAAAAAGCAGGTGGAGTAATTGCTGTGAGTTAGTTTGGCTTCAGCTTCCATGAATGTTATAAGGGCCCATATGAGGAAGGAGTGCTGCCATGACACAAGGCCCATGGCTGGGCCCTCAGCTGGTCTGTCGTGTAGGCCTGGTACCAGTCATCTGGCAGAAATGCTGTTGGAGCAGTAGGTTGCTCTGGATTTTCTGCTTCTGGGTTCATGACGGCCAACTCCAGTTTCCAGGATATATCAATGAAGAACTCCTTTGCAGTGAAATGAGTACACTGAGCTAATGCCtatggcagcagacaaagaggTAGGCAGGAGCTTCAACAGTACATGGCCCTTGGTGACCAGGAACTGTTAAGAATCTGGGCCAGGCTCACCCTTacattttcagaataaaaagatGACACAAGAGCAGAAGCCATCTTGGTGACCACACTCCTCAACACAGCTGTCTCTTGAGTCATACTCCTGCAGTCTGGACTGATGCCTTATATACATAGGGGCATGGCTGTCCTGCTACCATCCCCCTTCATCATCATTTTGAGAATTCCCTCATCCTCAAGCTTATATACTATGTCTTTCTTCACCATCATTTATTCCCTCATTTTGGTGACTCATATTCAGAAATTGGGCCTGGAAGATAGATATGTTTTTGATAGTTGCATATCTGAAAATATCCTGATCTTTCCTTGCACTTTGTTGATATTTGGTTGGGTACAGAATTTTAGGTTGGaaattattatctttaaatattttgaagatattactCCATTGTCTTTTTGCTTCTAGTGTTACTGTTAGAAGGACTGTATTCTGATCAGCTTCTGTTGCTGATTATAAGCTATTCTGATCCCTGATGCTTTGTCCATAGCTTGTTTTAATTTTCctccctcaggaaacttataagtGTTCTCTTTGACCCCAGTGTATCAAACTTTCACTATAATGGGTGTTGgtgtggagatatatatatatatttaaattaatcatAACTTCACTAACCAGTTTCTTCTGGAAATTAAATGTTTACTCTTCCCTACCTCTTCTGGAAATTAAATGTTTACTCTTCCCTACCTCCTCTGTCATgtaaactgcatttttttttttttttttttttttttagatggagtcctgctctgtcacccaggctggagtgcagtggcgcgatctcggctcactgcaagctccacctcccgggttcacgccattctcctgcctcagcctcctgagtagctgggactacaggtgcccgccaccacgcctggctaattttttgcatttttttagtagagacagggtttcaccatgttaaccaggatggtctcgatctcctgcccccgtgatccgcctgcctcggcctcccaaagtgctgggattacaggcatgagccactgtgcccggccataaacTCCATTTTTTAACAGCAATGTAACAagtgagattttattttaaaaacatatgtatgtatttgggGGTTGAGGGGATGTGGACAGATACACAGTTTATGTATTAAGCTGATCCCTACATCTCACCCATCTGAGGAGCTGTATGCACCAGGGGCATGGACATTCGGAACCTTAAGGCAAGCTAgattctcctttttttaaaaaaagttcaatCACATCCACTAAATTGCATTTCCTAAGGTGGGAAAGGTGCATACATGTTTTGCAAGATTTTCAGTAAGGGCTCTCCTGCTGCTCACCAGAGACCAAGATTAGAGGGGCCCGGGAAGAATGTGTCTCAACCCTGGGAAAAGGAATGCTTGATTGAAGTTCCCTCTCTGCTGTCACGTTATGATGCAGAAGGCTAGGGGTTATCAGTTTCCAAACAAGAATGTCAAATGAAACGTGTCTCCATTCCTCGCTCCCCTATACTTTGCAAAGGACTTCCTTGGAGTATAGGTATTGTGATAATTTAATGTTCCAATGTAAGAGGGTGTTTAGAGGGTTTTAAATGAACCCCTTTCTGTCTAAAGGACAGGGCTAGACGGCCCATGCAAGAGGATGTGTGCAGTCACTGGGAACCAGTTCCGCAAGCATTAGCTCCTGCTCACCTTCAAACTATTTAAGAGAAGGCAACGAGTTCATTAGGAGCTCAAGGATATCCTTAATGAGCACTTCTACAGAGAGAGTGTTCAGCATGGAGGAGCCGTgacatctccccatttctttccatccTAGGGGCACTGACAGAGAGAGTCTGGGGCTGGCCAGCTCTCTGCAGCAGATCACTTCCAGAATTTGGTGGGGCAAAAGATGCATACATATGTACAGAGGAACGGGTGCTAGACTCTCAGTAGAGGGGCCAGACTGGGTCAGCTTGGGAGGGTCCCCAAGCAGTGGCAGAGAGCGAGATCCCAGCAGCCAGCTACTAAAGGCATTGCCTCTGTCGAGAGAGTTGTGTGAGAAAGATGCCAGAGATCTCAATTTCTCTAGAGAACCTGAAAATCACCCTAGAAGAGAAAAACCCAACGTTTAAAATTTGCTACAACCAGAGAGCAccaatatcaatttttttttaaaagacaaagtcgcaatctgttgcccaggctggattgctgtctcctgggttcaagtgagtctcctgcctcagcctcccgagtagctgggattacaggtgcatgccacctcacctggctaattttcgtatttttagtagagataggatttcaccatgttggccaggctggtctcgaactcctgacctcaagtgatctgcccatctcggcctcccaaaatgctgggattacaggcgtgagccaccgtgcctggcagagaACACCAATATCAGACTACAACTTTACCAatcaaggaagattttttttccctcacaatCTCAAAGGAGCCCAGAGCAGCATCTACAGGTAGCGGATCAAGAAAATGGGGGAAGCTAAACTTGTTTTCCTTCCCATCTTCACCCTCACAGAAATTCTCCAGGCCTGAGGCTGGCTCTATCTTGGAGGGTGTGGACAAGCGAGTTTTACGTGAGTTTTAGCTTTTCAGCATTACAATGTTCTGGCCTTGATGTCAACTGCAAGGGAACAGAAAAGCTTTGGAAGCTACCAAAATTCCATCTGAGGGCAGGAAGGAGCAGGTGGtcagaaaacatttgaaatgagTAGGGAGAACAAGTTGCTTTTTGGTTGCAGCATACTGAGTTCAGCTTGCTTCATCAACTGGTTATAGTAGTTTACTTCTCCCACTCTGAGAGAGTGAGATGCAGGCACAATTTAcacatgcttttttctttttttaaaaaaaaaatgtaaaatatacataacataaaattttcctttctaaccatttttaagtataccaTTCAGTGGCATTGCGTACATTTACAATCTTGTGCAACCATTACTACTattcatctccagaattttttcatcgtcttaaacagaaactctgtacccattaaacactaacttcttgttcttccctcttctcagcttctggtaaccaccattctactttctgtctctatgaatttgcctgttATAGGTACCTCATATCATTgggatcatataatatttgtccttttgtgtttggcttatttcctttatcgtaatgttttcaaggttcatccatgttgtagcatgtactagaatttcatttcttttaaaatatgcctgtataatattccattgtatgtatatactacattccATGtatcattcatctgttgatgggcatttgagttgtttctattttttggctattttgaataatccTATTATGAACGTtagtatacaaatatctgtttgagtccctgctttcaattcttctgtgtatatacctaggaataggattgctagatcatatggcaattttttttgttttgagacagggtctcactctgttgcccagggtggagcgcATTGACacgatcacagcccactgcaacctcaaactcctgggctcaagggatccttctgcctccgcctcctgaatagttgagtgagactacaggtatgtgccaccacacccagctaattttttatttttttctgaagagatggggtcttactatgttgcccaggctggtcattgtactcttggcctcaagcgatcatcctgcttaagcttcccaaagcactgggattacaggaataagctcacaataattctatgtttaactttttgtggAACTACCAAATTGTCTTCCACAGGAGccacaccatttcacattcccatcagcagtacGACAGGGTTCTAATTTCTACACATCTCCACACAAAAACCAAcacttgtttttgtgttttgttttgttttttgatgataGCCCTTctagtaggtgtgaagtggtatgtcattgtggctttgatttgcatttccctaatgactaatcaCGGTGAGTTTCTTTCCATGTGCTTTTAGGCCATTAGTATATTTTTGGAGTAATGTCTACtcagatcctttgcctatttCTGAATTGGGTTGTgtggagttttttgttgttgagttgtaggggTTCTTTATATAGCCTAGATATTAAtgccttatcagatatatgatttgcaagtatttctaCCATTTAGTGTgctgtcttttcactcttttgaTAGTGCCCTTTGATGCataacagtttttaattttgataaagtccaatttatctatttttctcctgttacctgtgcttttggtgtcatacccaagaagttttcttctaagagttttatagttttagcttttacatgtAGGTCTccaatcaattttgagttaatttttatatatgatataatgtaAGGCTCCAACTTCATTCATTTGCACATGGATgtgcagttttcccagcatcatttgttgaaaagactgtcctttcctcctttccccattgaatggccTTGGcgtccttgtcaaaaatcaactgaccatATATGTAAGAGTTTATATcttggctctctattctattccattggtctacatgtttGTCCTTATGCtatgtattaggctgttcttgcactgctataaatacctgagactgggtaatttataaagaaaaggggtttaattggctcacagttctgcaggctgtacaggaagcatggtgttggcatctactcagcttctggggaggcctcagggagcttttactcatggtggaaggcaaagtgagagcaggcatctcacatggcgACAACcaaatagggagagagagagagagagtgggatgggggagttgccacacacttttaGATGACCAGAGCTCACTTATCACAAAGGGGATGGCCcaggccattcatgagggatccgccccctatgacccaaacacctcccactaggaccCACCTCTAAtattggggattatatttcaacatgagatttgggtggggacaaacatccaaactatatcatgctggtatttttcatttgtttgttttttgttttttttaataaaatattgtaatGTTCTGCCATTATCCTATCATTACataattctgaaattaaaaaagaaacatatattcTTATCATTGCCTGTTTCTGTCAAGCTCAATAAATGTCCTTAACAGTTCATAGCATTGTAAAATTACTGTGTCTAAAATTCTTAAACATTTGTCAAAGGCCTCTTATTCCTCCTTTGCATCCACTGCTAGTAGGCATTGTCCTGGACTTTACTCTGAttgagtaaaagccaaagtccttttATTGAAATGGCCAAGGTCCTGCATATTCTGGCCATTCACTGCCCACCCACCTGACTGGCTGCATTTCCTGATTCTTATTCTTGCTTCCTTATTGTTCCTCCAACATACCAACTACAGTCCTCCTGCCCATAACCACCCTGTCTAAATAACAACCTTGACAGAGCAGGGGTATCACCATCATGGACAAGCACCACCATTTTAAAGTTCCCCTTGATCAAAAACCACCTAAATCCAAACagcatcagcctaatggctaaggtcagcatgaccataCACCACAAATGACATCTctgaccagaaacattccaaccctAAGATAAACCCCTCCCTGACCAGAGACATGCCAGCCCCGAGATAACCTCCCCTCCAACAGAGACATTCCAACTCGGCAATAAACTTCTCCTCCAAACAGAAACATTCTACACCTGTGATAAGCTCTCTCACTCTAAAATCCTTAaatactcttagtctgtaagagagtgCTCCTGACCAAAATCAGCCAGAAGCCCCTCTTAGGTTTATTCTTCCAAGTAACACTGTCTGACTGTTGAGCTGctattcatgtttctttcctctttctttaactcttacaaacTCTTTGCCCCATCTCCCATAGCTCCtggctcaacctcctgagtagctggtactacagacatgtaccatcttgcctggctaattttctattttttgaagagTTGGGGGGcagttctcactttgttgcccaggctggtcttgagctcctgggcttaagcaatcctactgcctcggcctcccaaagtgctggggttacaggaatgagccaccacgcctaaccCCTATTTCTTCATGGCATTTGTCAGTTGCTGACACCCTACgtatttatctaatttttgtttgttctccCAACACTACTGGAATGTAAGCTTTATAAGGGCAATGACTTAGCAATGAAgaatgaataggaaaaaatatagcgagttctttattcattcattcaaattactatttattgagaacttactgTAGACGACACAGAAAACACATTCAACATTAAACATATAGAACTTGTTAAATAGTTATGTTTTGTTCAATGGTTGTACAAATCTAAAATTAACAATTAAAtgcgtgtgtgtttttttaagggGTGGGTGGGTAGGAAGTCTCACAGATGGCGAGTCCAGAGCAGAAGCCTTGAAGGAAAATCAAGGTGTCAAAGGCAGAGCACACTGCCCCTTAGCTATTGCTCAGTGCACCAGGGTGGAGAGCTGTTGCCAGCCTATTAGATCCTCTCTCCAGGGAATTCGGAATGTGAATTGATCCAAGCTAGTCATTCCCTACTGATCTTTCAAACAGAGGTGAGGGGGGTAAATGCCCGCATGGAGAGCAGTTTCTTTAGCTTGCACAAACCCTGTGTTTGTCACCAGTGTCCAGGACAGTCTGCAGATGTGGCTCGGGACTGTGATCTTCTTGTAGAGCGTCCTTAGGGATTGTGCAACCACAAAGGCAGAAGCAGCTCTTGCAGAGTGTGATGACGTTCACAACCTATATTTGACTTGTACTATATTCTCATCACTACAGGGGAAGAGGCCCAGTGGGAAATGTGTGCTGTTCTAAATATAGCACCTGCCTCCTATACCTGCTAGATTTAGGTTGAATCTTTCACTGCCTGTGAAGGACTTTAGCAGGCCTCAGTGACCGGAAAGATCTACCCACACTTTCAAGCACAGGAAGGACGGTATTGGAAGGCCTTGGGGTCCAGCCCAGGGCTTCAAGTCAGTTCCATTGGAATGCCATTTTCAGAGAGTTTTCATCCCAGACTCTCCGAGGGTGGCAGGCTCTTGCATCAGCCCTAGGACATGTGTCCTCTAGCAGTCAGGTTGTTAGGCAGGCACCTGTCTAtcaatttgttgtttttcttctcagttttccGGTAAGACTGCCCCGAGCTCTTcaatgttttctttgcttttgtttacATTAAGTGTATGACGCGGGATGGGCTTCGTAGGCTGGTTGGGGGTATTACAGCTTCCCAGGAAGAGGAGAAGCCTAGGGAAGAAGCCCAATTCTTGCCAGCACGTGGTGGGCGCAGGCGCCcacaaatacttaggaataaatgaatgcagaAGTGAGTGCATGAATGGGTGAGTGGACACGAAGCTTTCAAGGTGGgtgcagggaggtgggggtgtgaaGGGCCATCGAGGCCACCCTGCGACCCCTGGCCCCCAGGCTATCCCGCGACGCGCGTCCACGCCGACCAGCGGAAGGTGCCCAGCCTGTGGGGGCGGGGCGAGCTAGCCGCGAGGACGCGCCCGCGGTGGGGCGGGGCTAAGAGGACGGGCCGGGAGCAGCGGAGCGGCGAGGCCAGGccgcggggaggggcggggccaggccgcggggaggggcggggccacGGGGTGCGCCGGGCGGAAGGGGCGGGGAGAGGGCGGAAGGGGCGGGGAGAGGGCGGGCCCGGCGCGCGGTAGCGCGGACCCTTCAGTGCACAATGGCCAGAGCCCGCGGCggagccccagccccacccagtGCGGAGCGCGCCGCGAGCCCCGCCGCAAGCTGAGCGCCTCCGCCCGCCAGGCGCGCCGGCGCCGGGCCATGTACTCGGGGAACCGCAGCGGCGGCCAGGGCTACTGGGACGGCGGCGGGGCCGCGGGCGCTGAGGGGCCGGCGCCGGCGGGGACACTGAGCCCCGCGCCGCTCTTCAGCCCCGGCACCTACGAGCGCCTGGCGCTGCTGCTGGGCTCCATTGGGCTGCTGGGCGTCGGCAACAACCTGCTGGTGCTCGTCCTCTACTACAAGTTCCAGCGGCTCCGCACTCCCACTCACCTCCTCCTGGTCAACATCAGCCTCAGCGACCTGCTGGTGTCCCTCTTTGGGGTCACCTTTACCTTCGTGTCCTGCCTGAGGAACGGCTGGGTGTGGGACACCGTGGGCTGCGTGTGGGACGGGTTTAGCGGCAGCCTCTTCGGTGAGTTGGACTGGGAGGAGAAGGCAGCCTCCCCTCTGCAAACTTCCACTCCCCACCCCGCTGCCCGCTCCGTGCGTCCGCCCCCCAGCCCGCCCCGCACCGCTTCCCGCTCGGCCCCGCGCCCCCCGCCCGACACCGCCCTGCTCCCCGCTGGCCTCCTCAACGCTGCTCGACCCCAACCGCATGGCGGGTGCCTTCCTCTTCCTCCGTCCCCTCCCGCCCCCACGCTGTCCAGGACTCCATTCCTGTGACATCTGCCCCCCACGTTGACCCCAAACCCCAGCCCGTCTCgtttcttctcatttgtttttacCTCCTAAGATCACTCAACAAGGCACGAAACCACGGCTTTTTACACCTTGAGGAAAGAGACGAGGGCCTGTAGAGTGAAGAGAttcaagaaaaaaagtgattaaCTCGTGAAAGTTGGAGGGAGTGATGAGATTACATTCATATACTACTATTTGTTTCCTAAAATGAGAGTAGAAAACTAAAATAgcaatgtgtaaaaaaaaaaaaaattctcattagtACTTGTAAACCTTTGAATGCTTTCTAGGGAGTGAGACAGTTTCATTCAGCTCCTCAGAATGCAAATTGGCATGTGCCCTGTAAGCTGTTTTTACTATTTTCCTTCTTATAGATGGGTTCCAGCACACCAGAATCTCGGGTGAGATTACAAATGGCTCAGCCAATACCATCTCAGGTGAACAAATACTGTAATTAGCTCTGCAGTCGGTAGATCTCATTAAAGTAGAACTTGATTGTTGAAGATTTATTTTGACAATACTCCTATTATGGAAGATTTAAGTTTCACTGAGACATGACGTTTTGAAGGATGATCAACAACTCAGCAAATCATTGAAGGAAGCGtaggaaagaaattattttttgtgtgccTCAGGAATTTCATTTGTAGGGAGATTTGAAATAGAAATGTGTATTTCTCAAGGCTTAAAGTTCCTTTTTTAAATCCTGAAATCCGTTGATACTTTATTGctttaatcttggtaggtttgGGAGAACAAAATCTTTGTAgaattatcaaaaatattttcttattcagtAACCTCTATGCTATGACAAACCCAAATATTAAATTTGTAATGATTCATTTTTTGGTGTTTTGAAGGagataagaaaatagattttatttcattgcttCAGAGGTTATAATATTTTCCTCCCTGCCCCTCATAAGCTTTAATCTGATAATTTCATTgaacaaacatttgaaatttagGGAGGGGACTGCAAGTGTATGTAGGCTGTGGTATGGATGGCTATGGGATTACACTCCttacattaattaaaaaatacctaTCAGGCAGTTTCTTCGGCAATGCTAAGAAGGTTATTCAAGCCCAAGCCTAAAGTATCATCAGTAGTGTTCTCCAGGGTAGTCAACAGGTGTTTGTTCACAGACATCAAAGTTCTTTTTTCCTTGAAGTGCCT
This portion of the Pongo abelii isolate AG06213 chromosome 1, NHGRI_mPonAbe1-v2.0_pri, whole genome shotgun sequence genome encodes:
- the OPN3 gene encoding opsin-3 isoform X2, producing MYSGNRSGGQGYWDGGGAAGAEGPAPAGTLSPAPLFSPGTYERLALLLGSIGLLGVGNNLLVLVLYYKFQRLRTPTHLLLVNISLSDLLVSLFGVTFTFVSCLRNGWVWDTVGCVWDGFSGSLFEKSSSHKCIYDAF